The following are encoded together in the Pedobacter steynii genome:
- a CDS encoding ABC transporter permease, with the protein MSKPYNNTKATLALAKASFRSIMRSPSAVVFTLAFPLVFILVFGFLGGGGVKVDLAIAPGSDLQNPIIKALEGTSIVHIIKDKDAADIKTGLEKGHIDALIEVQKNPAGKPAYLANIQYTSASIDKGNILKSVVHNLMYTLNTKDVMPSVAQLNESTVQGRIYRTIDFILPGQLGFSLLSTGVFGTAFVFFSLRQTLVIKRFFATPVRKSSIVFGEGIARIGFALLGAVFIILLGHFFFHFTLINGAVTVINMLLLSIIGLIVFMGFGFVVSGIAKSESTIPPISNIITLPQFLLSGTFFSIDAFPNWLQPISRALPLTYLNDAMRKVAFEGAGLWDVKHQILIMVIWGIGIYAVAVKVFKWE; encoded by the coding sequence ATGAGCAAACCTTACAATAATACTAAAGCTACCCTGGCCCTTGCGAAAGCAAGTTTCCGCTCGATTATGCGTAGCCCTTCAGCAGTAGTGTTTACATTAGCCTTTCCTTTAGTGTTCATCCTGGTCTTTGGATTTTTAGGTGGTGGCGGAGTAAAAGTAGACCTGGCCATCGCTCCAGGTTCTGACCTTCAAAACCCGATTATTAAAGCACTGGAAGGAACTTCAATTGTCCACATCATTAAAGACAAAGATGCTGCAGACATCAAAACAGGGCTGGAAAAAGGACATATTGATGCCTTAATTGAGGTACAAAAAAATCCGGCAGGAAAGCCCGCTTACCTGGCCAATATCCAATATACCTCTGCTTCCATAGACAAGGGAAATATTCTTAAATCTGTGGTTCACAACCTGATGTATACTCTAAATACAAAAGATGTCATGCCTTCTGTTGCACAGCTAAATGAAAGCACGGTGCAGGGAAGAATCTACCGTACAATAGATTTCATTCTACCAGGACAACTTGGCTTCTCCCTGTTGAGCACAGGCGTTTTTGGAACAGCATTCGTCTTTTTCAGCTTACGCCAGACCTTAGTAATCAAACGTTTCTTTGCCACTCCGGTAAGGAAATCAAGCATCGTCTTCGGGGAAGGAATTGCCAGAATAGGTTTTGCCTTACTGGGCGCAGTATTCATTATCCTGCTTGGTCATTTCTTTTTCCATTTTACATTGATCAATGGGGCAGTCACGGTAATTAATATGCTGTTGCTATCAATCATCGGATTGATTGTCTTTATGGGCTTCGGTTTTGTAGTTTCAGGAATCGCTAAAAGTGAAAGTACGATCCCTCCCATTTCCAATATCATTACCTTGCCTCAGTTCTTGCTGTCGGGCACGTTTTTCTCTATAGATGCTTTTCCGAACTGGCTTCAGCCAATCAGCCGGGCATTACCTTTAACTTATTTGAATGATGCCATGAGAAAGGTAGCCTTTGAGGGCGCCGGATTATGGGATGTGAAACATCAAATCCTGATCATGGTGATCTGGGGTATCGGAATCTATGCCGTTGCCGTGAAGGTTTTCAAATGGGAGTAA
- a CDS encoding ABC transporter ATP-binding protein produces the protein MDNTNAIISVKNLVKKYEDFTAVQGISFDVYQNEIFGLLGPNGAGKTTTLEIIETLREKTSGEITVDGYSVDKDASKIKRIIGVQLQAAGYYPNLNLVELMELFSGLYGVDIKPMEMLEKVNLQDKAKAKYKALSGGQKQRFSIATTLINSPKIIFLDEPTTGLDPQARRNLWDLIIDIRNNGTTVVITTHYMDEAEQLCDRVAFVERGEIIALDTPDNLIDQLINSGFERKKEVKKANLEDVFINLTGKEWREDN, from the coding sequence CGCAGTGCAAGGCATCAGCTTTGATGTATATCAAAACGAAATATTCGGCCTTCTCGGCCCGAACGGAGCAGGAAAAACCACCACTTTAGAGATTATTGAAACCCTCAGAGAGAAAACCTCCGGGGAGATCACTGTAGATGGATATTCCGTAGATAAAGATGCCAGTAAAATAAAAAGGATCATTGGTGTACAGCTGCAGGCAGCAGGATACTATCCAAATCTCAACCTGGTCGAATTAATGGAACTATTTTCCGGGCTTTATGGTGTAGACATCAAGCCAATGGAAATGCTGGAAAAAGTAAATCTGCAGGACAAAGCCAAAGCAAAATATAAAGCACTGTCCGGCGGACAAAAACAGCGCTTCTCTATTGCCACTACCCTCATCAACTCTCCAAAGATCATTTTCCTGGACGAGCCTACTACCGGACTTGATCCTCAGGCACGCCGCAACCTCTGGGACCTGATCATCGACATCAGAAACAATGGAACCACAGTAGTCATCACCACCCATTATATGGACGAAGCAGAACAGCTTTGTGACCGTGTTGCTTTTGTGGAGCGTGGAGAAATCATTGCCCTGGATACACCGGACAATTTGATAGACCAACTGATCAACAGCGGGTTTGAACGGAAAAAAGAAGTTAAAAAAGCCAATCTGGAAGACGTTTTCATCAACCTGACAGGAAAAGAGTGGAGAGAGGACAATTAA